A window of the Streptomyces sp. JB150 genome harbors these coding sequences:
- a CDS encoding PspC domain-containing protein: MSRLARPTSGRMIGGVCAALARRFGTSARTMRVIFLVSCLLPGPQFLLYLALWILLPSEGKAGGATRTAW; encoded by the coding sequence ATGTCCCGCCTTGCCCGCCCCACCAGCGGCCGGATGATCGGCGGAGTGTGCGCAGCGCTGGCACGGCGCTTCGGCACCTCCGCGAGGACGATGCGGGTGATCTTCCTGGTCTCCTGCCTGCTGCCGGGACCCCAGTTCCTGCTCTATCTCGCGCTGTGGATCCTGCTGCCCTCGGAGGGCAAGGCCGGCGGCGCCACGCGTACGGCCTGGTGA
- a CDS encoding ATP-binding protein: MKQSAAKTLGVAALGVAFAAAGAGAANAAPSLADTTGTVPDTVNRTLPAENLDRTVPGASEALAQGQTTLEAGLRAAQPAAEQVLAEGPTGPFAHLLGGLPVQGLPTPGLSVNGVPLG; the protein is encoded by the coding sequence ATGAAGCAGTCTGCTGCCAAGACCCTCGGTGTCGCCGCCCTCGGCGTCGCCTTCGCCGCCGCCGGTGCGGGTGCCGCCAACGCCGCCCCGAGCCTCGCGGACACCACCGGCACGGTCCCGGACACCGTCAACCGCACCCTCCCGGCGGAGAACCTCGACCGGACCGTGCCGGGCGCGAGCGAGGCGCTGGCCCAGGGGCAGACCACACTGGAGGCGGGCCTGCGGGCCGCGCAGCCCGCCGCCGAGCAGGTGCTCGCCGAGGGCCCGACCGGTCCGTTCGCCCACCTGCTCGGCGGTCTGCCGGTGCAGGGGCTGCCCACGCCCGGCCTGTCGGTGAACGGCGTCCCGCTGGGCTGA
- a CDS encoding VanZ family protein, translated as MQRQGSRGGSAAIRIRVTGGVLLVAHLALVAWLTLRPLDLPWVMPGNLRPLDGIRADLALGWPQAARRIGEGLALLAPLGVLLPMAGGRLTVSPLVSFVRTTAAGVLISLAIELAQSGVPGRVVDVDSLLLNTTGVALAHLLVVPAGRAWLRRRAEHRPQASPEGPSQGRTPTIPRVGIAPWSDALPPSAP; from the coding sequence GTGCAGCGTCAAGGCTCCAGGGGCGGCAGCGCCGCGATCCGCATCCGGGTGACAGGGGGTGTCCTCCTCGTCGCGCACCTCGCGCTCGTCGCCTGGCTGACGCTGCGTCCGCTGGACCTGCCCTGGGTGATGCCCGGCAATCTGCGTCCGCTGGACGGCATCCGGGCCGATCTGGCGCTGGGCTGGCCGCAGGCGGCCCGGCGGATCGGGGAGGGGCTGGCGCTGCTGGCGCCGCTCGGGGTGCTGCTGCCGATGGCGGGCGGGCGGCTGACCGTCTCCCCGCTGGTCTCCTTCGTCCGGACCACCGCCGCCGGAGTGCTGATCTCGCTGGCCATCGAGCTGGCGCAGAGCGGGGTGCCGGGGCGGGTCGTGGACGTGGACTCGCTGCTGCTGAACACCACGGGCGTGGCGCTGGCGCATCTGCTGGTGGTTCCGGCCGGGCGGGCGTGGCTGCGGCGCCGGGCGGAACACCGGCCGCAGGCCTCCCCGGAGGGGCCGTCTCAGGGGCGGACCCCGACGATTCCCAGGGTCGGGATCGCCCCGTGGAGTGATGCTTTGCCCCCTTCGGCTCCGTAA
- a CDS encoding adenosine deaminase, with amino-acid sequence MTSQTERTGTTPSSDQIRRAPKVLLHDHLDGGLRPSTVVDLALEAGYAHLPETDPGKLGLWFREAADSGSLERYLETFSHTVGVMQSRDALFRVAAECVEDLAADGVVYAEVRYAPEQHLDGGLGLEEVVEAVNEGFREGERRAGKAGRRIRVGALLTAMRHAARSLEIAELANRYRDEGVVGFDIAGAEAGHPPTRHLDAFEYLKRENNHFTIHAGEAFGLPSIWQALQWCGADRLGHGVRIVDDIEVAEDGTVRLGRLASYVRDKRIPLELCPSSNLQTGAARSYAEHPIGLLRRLHFRVTVNTDNRLMSGTSMSREFEHLVEVFGYTLDDLQWFSVNAMKSAFIPFDERLAMINDVIKPGYAGLKSEWLFQQTASTSGFTPPQV; translated from the coding sequence ATGACGAGCCAGACCGAACGGACGGGGACCACCCCGAGCTCGGACCAGATCCGCCGGGCACCCAAAGTTCTGCTCCACGACCACCTCGACGGCGGCCTGCGCCCCTCCACGGTCGTCGACCTGGCCCTCGAGGCCGGATACGCCCACCTCCCGGAGACCGACCCCGGCAAACTCGGCCTCTGGTTCCGCGAGGCCGCCGACTCCGGCTCCCTGGAGCGGTACCTGGAGACCTTCTCGCACACCGTCGGCGTCATGCAGAGCCGCGACGCGCTGTTCCGGGTCGCCGCCGAGTGCGTCGAGGACCTCGCCGCGGACGGCGTCGTCTACGCCGAGGTCCGCTACGCCCCCGAACAGCACCTCGACGGCGGGCTCGGCCTCGAAGAGGTCGTCGAGGCCGTGAACGAGGGCTTCCGCGAGGGCGAGCGGCGGGCCGGCAAGGCCGGCCGGCGCATCCGCGTGGGCGCGCTGCTCACCGCCATGCGGCACGCAGCCCGTTCCCTGGAGATCGCCGAGCTCGCCAACCGCTACCGCGACGAGGGCGTCGTCGGCTTCGACATCGCGGGCGCCGAGGCCGGCCACCCGCCCACCCGCCACCTCGACGCCTTCGAGTACCTGAAGCGGGAGAACAACCACTTCACCATCCACGCCGGCGAGGCCTTCGGGCTGCCGTCCATCTGGCAGGCGCTCCAGTGGTGCGGCGCCGACCGGCTCGGCCACGGGGTGCGCATCGTCGACGACATCGAGGTCGCCGAGGACGGCACCGTCCGCCTCGGCCGGCTCGCCTCCTACGTCCGCGACAAGCGGATCCCGCTGGAGCTGTGCCCCAGCTCCAACCTCCAGACCGGCGCCGCCCGCTCCTACGCCGAGCACCCCATCGGCCTGCTGCGCCGCCTGCACTTCCGGGTCACGGTCAACACCGACAACCGCCTGATGTCCGGCACGAGCATGAGCCGGGAATTCGAGCACCTTGTCGAGGTGTTCGGTTACACGCTCGACGACCTGCAGTGGTTCTCCGTCAATGCGATGAAATCAGCGTTCATTCCTTTCGATGAACGACTGGCCATGATCAATGACGTCATCAAACCCGGATATGCCGGTCTGAAATCCGAGTGGCTGTTTCAGCAGACGGCCTCCACCAGCGGTTTCACCCCTCCGCAGGTCTGA